In Stomoxys calcitrans chromosome 2, idStoCalc2.1, whole genome shotgun sequence, the following proteins share a genomic window:
- the LOC106093302 gene encoding uncharacterized protein LOC106093302 isoform X1, giving the protein MKAFILMSCLALAAARPEAGYAYNRPGGSGGGGGGFGGSSGGGGFGGGGFGGSSGGGGFGGGGSGGFGAGGSGGFGGGGSGGFGGGSSGGFGGGGSGGFGGGSGGGFGGGAGGGFGGGGSIGGFGGGTTLVQKHVYVHVAPEEPEEFRPRPNIPVGQAQKNYKIIFIKAPSAPSYQAPVIPVQPQNEEKTLVYVLVKKPEDQQDIVIPTAAPTQPSKPEVYFIKYKTQKDGSGGAGGIGGGIGGGIGGGIGGGIGGGIGGGSGGIGGGSGGIGGGIGGGSGGIGGGIGGGSGGGAPSTNYGPPGKSGPY; this is encoded by the exons ATGAAAGCCTTTATATTGATGTCGTGTTTGGCTTTGGCTGCCGCCAGGCCTGAGGCTGGTTATGCCTATAACCGACCTGgaggtagtggtggtggtggtggcggtttCGGCGGTAGCTCCGGTGGTGGCGGTTTCGGTGGTGGAGGTTTCGGTGGCAGCTCCGGAGGTGGTGGTTTCGGTGGTGGTGGTTCAGGTGGATTCGGTGCTGGCGGCAGTGGAGGATTTGGTGGAGGCGGCAGTGGAGGTTTCGGTGGTGGCTCCAGCGGAGGATTCGGTGGAGGCGGCAGTGgtggatttggtggtggttCCGGAGGCGGTTTTGGTGGTG GTGCTGGTGGCGGATTCGGCGGCGGTGGCTCCATTGGAGGTTTCGGTGGCGGCACTACATTGGTCCAGAAACATGTCTATGTTCATGTGGCCCCCGAAGAACCCGAGGAATTCCGTCCTCGCCCCAATATTCCCGTTGGCCAAGCCCAAAAGAACTACAAGATCATCTTCATTAAAGCTCCATCTGCTCCCTCTTATCAGGCCCCTGTCATTCCTGTGCAACCACAAAACGAAGAAAAGACTTTGGTCTATGTGTTGGTCAAGAAGCCCGAAGATCAGCAAGACATTGTTATTCCCACAGCGGCTCCAACTCAACCCTCGAAACCCGAAGTGTACTTCATCAAATACAAGACACAAAAGGATGGCAGCGGTGGTGCGGGAGGAATTGGTGGTGGTATTGGTGGAGGTATTGGCGGTGGTATTGGAGGAGGTATTGGTGGCGGCATTGGAGGCGGCAGTGGTGGTATTGGAGGCGGCAGTGGCGGCATTGGTGGTGGTATTGGAGGCGGCAGCGGCGGTATCGGTGGTGGTATTGGCGGCGGCAGCGGTGGCGGTGCTCCCTCCACAAACTACGGCCCCCCTGGCAAATCAGGTCCCTACTAA
- the LOC106093301 gene encoding uncharacterized protein LOC106093301, whose translation MKAFILMSCLALAAARPEAGYAYNRPGGGGGSGGGGGFGGSSGGGGGFGGSSGGGGGFGGGGFGGGGFGGGGSGGFSGGSGGFAGGSGGSGGFGGGFGGGSGGGFGGGGSIGGFGGGGGGGGGGTTLVQKHIYVHVPPPEPEESRPRPNIPIAQAQKHYKIIFIKAPSPPSYQAPVIPVQPQNEEKTLVYVLVKKPDDQQDIVIPTPAPTQPSKPEVYFIKYKTQKEGGGGGGGGAGGYDSGSGGSGIGGGIGGGIGGGIGGGSGGYDLGGGSGGVGGGGAPSTNYGPPGKSGPY comes from the exons ATGAAAGCATTTATTTTAATGTCGTGCTTGGCCTTGGCTGCCGCCAGACCCGAAGCGGGATATGCTTACAACAGACCAGGTGGAGGTGGTGGTAGTGGCGGTGGTGGCGGCTTCGGTGGTAGCTCCGGTGGCGGCGGAGGCTTCGGTGGCAGCtccggtggtggtggtggctttggaggaggcggttttggtggtggaggCTTTGGTGGCGGTGGTTCCGGAGGATTTAGTGGTGGTTCCGGAGGCTTTGCTGGTGGCTCCGGTGGAAGcggtggttttggtggtggatttggTGGAG GATCAGGTGGCGGGTTTGGTGGAGGCGGTTCCATTGGAGGTTTCGGTGGAGGGGGCGGCGGCGGCGGTGGTGGCACTACTTTGGTTCAGAAACACATTTATGTGCATGTTCCCCCACCAGAGCCTGAGGAATCTCGCCCTCGTCCCAATATTCCCATTGCCCAAGCCCAGAAACACTATAAGATCATTTTCATCAAGGCTCCATCTCCACCCTCTTACCAAGCTCCCGTCATTCCAGTGCAACCACAAAACGAAGAAAAGACTTTGGTCTATGTGTTGGTCAAGAAGCCCGACGACCAGCAAGATATTGTCATTCCCACACCTGCACCCACTCAGCCCTCCAAGCCCGAGGTCTACTTTATCAAATACAAGACCCAAAAGgagggtggtggtggtggaggtggAGGCGCTGGCGGCTACGACTCTGGCAGTGGTGGTTCTGGCATTGGAGGTGGTATTGGAGGCGGTATTGGTGGAGGCATTGGTGGTGGCAGTGGCGGCTACGATTTGGGTGGTGGCTCTGGCGGCgtcggtggtggtggtgctccCTCCACCAACTACGGTCCTCCTGGCAAATCAGGTCCCTATTAA
- the LOC106093302 gene encoding uncharacterized protein LOC106093302 isoform X2, with amino-acid sequence MKAFILMSCLALAAARPEAGYAYNRPGGSGGGGGGFGGSSGGGGFGGGGFGGSSGGGGFGGGGSGGFGAGGSGGFGGGGSGGFGGGSSGGFGGGGSGGFGGGSGGGFGGGAGGGFGGGGSIGGFGGGTTLVQKHVYVHVAPEEPEEFRPRPNIPVGQAQKNYKIIFIKAPSAPSYQAPVIPVQPQNEEKTLVYVLVKKPEDQQDIVIPTAAPTQPSKPEVYFIKYKTQKDGSGGAGGIGGGIGGSGGIGGGIGGGSGGIGGGIGGGSGGGAPSTNYGPPGKSGPY; translated from the exons ATGAAAGCCTTTATATTGATGTCGTGTTTGGCTTTGGCTGCCGCCAGGCCTGAGGCTGGTTATGCCTATAACCGACCTGgaggtagtggtggtggtggtggcggtttCGGCGGTAGCTCCGGTGGTGGCGGTTTCGGTGGTGGAGGTTTCGGTGGCAGCTCCGGAGGTGGTGGTTTCGGTGGTGGTGGTTCAGGTGGATTCGGTGCTGGCGGCAGTGGAGGATTTGGTGGAGGCGGCAGTGGAGGTTTCGGTGGTGGCTCCAGCGGAGGATTCGGTGGAGGCGGCAGTGgtggatttggtggtggttCCGGAGGCGGTTTTGGTGGTG GTGCTGGTGGCGGATTCGGCGGCGGTGGCTCCATTGGAGGTTTCGGTGGCGGCACTACATTGGTCCAGAAACATGTCTATGTTCATGTGGCCCCCGAAGAACCCGAGGAATTCCGTCCTCGCCCCAATATTCCCGTTGGCCAAGCCCAAAAGAACTACAAGATCATCTTCATTAAAGCTCCATCTGCTCCCTCTTATCAGGCCCCTGTCATTCCTGTGCAACCACAAAACGAAGAAAAGACTTTGGTCTATGTGTTGGTCAAGAAGCCCGAAGATCAGCAAGACATTGTTATTCCCACAGCGGCTCCAACTCAACCCTCGAAACCCGAAGTGTACTTCATCAAATACAAGACACAAAAGGATGGCAGCGGTGGTGCGGGAGGAATTGGTGGTGGTATTG GCGGCAGTGGCGGCATTGGTGGTGGTATTGGAGGCGGCAGCGGCGGTATCGGTGGTGGTATTGGCGGCGGCAGCGGTGGCGGTGCTCCCTCCACAAACTACGGCCCCCCTGGCAAATCAGGTCCCTACTAA